The Toxorhynchites rutilus septentrionalis strain SRP chromosome 3, ASM2978413v1, whole genome shotgun sequence genome includes a region encoding these proteins:
- the LOC129774490 gene encoding putative nuclease HARBI1, translated as FLRFFIIDFPLLCRFIKSFRLNKEAFRYVLGEIEHDFSNTKKSGIHVKEKLAACLRFFAEGNYQLGAGKDFHIAMAQSTFSKVLSEMLNILERRLCSKWISLEMSENEQRRAKLYFYEKSGIPGIIMCVDGTHIKIIPPNQNRNLFYNRKGFYSLNVLIVCDDQQRIRFVDPSFYGSNHDAHIWRISPVRTYFEQMHRNGGTQTKILGDAGYPSESWLVTPFRAPEEGSLESDFNQRHALGRGIVERTIGVLKNRFRCLLGARQLHYTPTKCAQIVNVCCALHNICLEYGCSQ; from the exons tttcttagattttttattATCGATTTTCCTCTACTATGCAGATTCATTAAAAGCTTTCGTTTGAATAAAGAGGCATTCCGATACGTTTTGGGGGAAATTGAACAcgatttttccaacacaaagaaAAGTGGCATTCATGTTAAGGAAAAGCTGGCGGCGTGTTTGAGATTTTTCGCTGAGGGAAACTACCAGCTTGGAGCGGGAAAAGATTTCCATATTGCGATGGCACAGTCCACTTTTTCTAAGGTGTTATCTGAAATGCTGAACATACTGGAGCGAAGATTATGTTCTAAGTGGATATCATTGGAAATGTCGGAAAATGAACAGCGACGTGCCAAGCTTTATTTCTATGAGAAATCTGGAATTCCAGGAATAATCATGTGTGTTGATGGAACACATATAAAAATAATCCCCCCTAATCAGAatcgaaatttattttataatcgaAAGGGGTTCTACAGTCTGAACGTTCTCATT GTTTGTGACGATCAGCAGAGGATCCGTTTCGTTGATCCTAGCTTTTACGGATCTAATCACGATGCCCATATATGGCGAATAAGCCCTGTACGAACGTATTTCGAGCAGATGCATCGAAACGGCGGAACACAAACTAAAATACTGG GTGATGCAGGCTACCCATCGGAATCATGGCTGGTAACGCCATTCAGAGCTCCGGAAGAAGGCAGTTTGGAAAGCGATTTCAACCAGAGGCATGCTTTAGGTCGAGGCATAGTCGAACGAACAATCGGTGTTCTTAAAAATCGTTTTAGATGTTTACTTGGAGCGCGACAACTACATTATACTCCTACAAAATGTGCTCAAATTGTGAATGTGTGCTGTGCACTTCATAATATATGTTTGGAATACGGATGCTCTCAGTAG